The window ATCCTTAGCTAacattctatatttgtaatcccttcatctataaataaagtggtggcctcaCATATTTCAACTTTAAGTAAGGGCTATAACAGTGTATATCAACATACAACACCACCTCCCCACACATGCAGGCCCACACACAAACGGCTCTATGCGTGACACATCACGTGGCACCAAGGGGCACAACAACACATAACAAAACCCCCTCACACTTATAAGGGGTCGAACACCCAACCTCTTGGCGTTGACCCATGTTACAaccacttatcccaaaagctcgagtCGTTAAGTAAGAgctacaacaatgtatatcaacacacaacaaCAGCTTGCATCAGGGGTATAAATGCAAATAAGTCATAATGAAGGGTTAAATTTAATCTTTAAACATGAGGAGATAGGAgtaaattcatttaaattgaaGGGTAAAAATCTAGATGTAAATACAACTAACTTGAGGGGGACATACATAAACAGAACATAATTTAGGGGGACATATAGTTATACATAACCAGAAAACTTGGGGGCATATTGAATTAAAGTTCAATATGAGCACAGAAGTGGTAATAGAAAGTAATAAGACTGAGCCCCAAACTTCAGGCGCTCTTAGCAAGTTTGTAACAGAAGCTGGAATCTTTCAATCAGCCCCAATACTTTGGGCTCTCTGATCAGGTAAGTAGCGTATTCTTCTTTTTGTACTGcttgtctctttccttcttttgggAGATagctcttttcttcttcttcttcttccggcAGATTAGCTCCTTTCTTTTAGTTCAACCCTTTCATCTGCTGGCAGAGTTTCTTTTCTacttcctccctttcttctccaaGGCCAGTAATCTTTCCTCCCTACCCCTCCCCCTTTCTGTCTCCCCATTTTCCATACCTGAGAGGTCCAACCTCAATGCCACCAATGTCAAAAGGCATCTCCGGGTCAACATGGATGTCCCCATAAGGTCGACAGTTCTCAACCAAACCATATTAAATTACAACAATTGAACCCCTTTATTAGTGAACTCAGCTGCCAGCATGGATCAGCCATGTGCATCAGAGACCAACAAATCTAGCAGAGAGTACTATGGCATGAATTGAGGGCAGTACAAGTGGAAGGCTGAGAGTGCCTGGATTTAAATGGCAAGAGAAGTCATGGATGGGTACATGACAGagtggtggagggccggttagaCGAGAGGGAAATCTAAGATGAAACTCAAAGTAGCAAGGGAGAGAGGAAATCGcacaagaagagaaagggggggggggggggggggagctcaCACACGCCACATAAGGTCACACATACACATTCAAATtcaattcattctcaaatcTGAAGACTCTATCGTGGTTACATGGTataattaaaagaaatcaaaacacTCCTATTCTAACTCTAAAACTGGAATATAATGGAACTCTACTACTAGCTATCCTATtccaagtaaaacaaaagaagaaaaaaaaaaagacatacccagtgcacaaggctcccggggagggtcataatgtacacagccttacccctgcttcacaAAGTGGGATTGTAAGACAAAAGACTAgaagataaatccaaataaataaatagactcctaatatcctactagacccaaGATTGGACCCGATTCTCGGTCTGGGTTCTCAAACAGGTTCAGACTGGTCCAAAGAAGTGTTCCTGCATCACAGAGTGGGATTGTAGAGCAGGATTAATGAAGCTGTCCCCAAATAGTTGACACTGGTTGTAATTTGTCTTTAAAAATAGTTGATTGAGAATCTTGTGTGCTGGAACTGCACCCATTTGATTGGTTCTGTGAAATGGTGTTAAAAAGGGGAGGAAGAGAAACATAAACAGAAAAGAAATGACATTCAGGTGAGTCATCATTCATTTTTTCTGGATAGAGATGATCATCATTCATGAGCGTAGAACAGTGTTTATTAATCAATCTATCATATACCTAACAGGTTCTCAAGGGCAAAAAGAGCTTGCAGCCCTCCAAGAGAGGATGAGTTACAAACCCTAACAATTACTCTTCACATCATCACAGAGAAATTACTCTTCACATCATCACAGAGAAAGCTTTAGCTGTTGTAAGGCAGAAGGATATTTATCATAAAGAAACTGATATCAATATAAAGCAATTAGAGCATATCAAGACCCATGTAGTTCTCTAAAACAATTCAATCCACAAAGACCAAACACCAAGATAAAAGAGGAACATGTTCATCAAAGCATAAACATCAATTTGATGTCTTGTACTGAGATGGCAATTCAGTTATGCTAGAGAGATTTCAATTGGATTTGCAGAGGCTTTGATTTGGAAGAGCAGAAGTAGACAGATAGTGAGTTACCTGTCATTTATCTGAATTCTCTCAAATGGTCCACGGTGAACAAAACGGACTGCTCCAAAGAGATGAGATATACGTCTTGGAATCAAAACGCacagttggttttttttttttgggagggtgGAGGGAGAGGGTGAAGTCATGCGTGTTTTTATTGTTCACACTACTTATTTACCAATACATGAAGCATCTGATTTGAAACAACAAAGCAGGAGAACAGATCTATGACCCTAGGATTTGAAGATTGAAATTTGAGGATCACATTTCACCCAAAACCAAATAATTCCCCTCCCCCCACTCCCATCCCATATCCATCAATGATCTAATTTGAAATAACAACGTGAAGGAACAGATACTAAATCCTAGGATTTATGGCTTGAAATCCAAGGGTCAGACTTCTCCTAAATCCAATCATCCCTTCCCCTAACCACCATCCacgaaataaaataaaataagaaccaCCAATCCAAATTCAGTCCATGGTGACACATCACAGACTCCTTCAACCCCGTCCCCAAACAAACACTGTGCAGGACCATGTCTACAGCCTTTCCATCTTATTCAACAATCCACATTTCCTGGATGTGATGCAGAAAGGGGTCATGAAGAATTTTAACCATTGAACCAATATTTCCAACTAAACATCACAAACTCATTGTACGAGACTGATACTAAGACAAACCCACAACCATCATGGCTTGCTATTATCTACGTATATTTGGCCTGATCTGATCATGGAAAGTGTAATAATGATCTCCAGAAGGCATTGCAGTTCCTACACTAGATTGTCTTTGAATTCCATCACCATAGCCAGAAGGCATTGCAGTTCCTACACTAGAATGTCTTTGAATTCCATCACCATAGCCAGAAGGCATTGCAGTTCCTACACTAGATTGTCTTTGAATTCCATCACCATGGCCAGAAGGCATTGCAGTTCCTACAATAGATTGTCTTTGAATTCCATCACCATAGCCAGAAGGTATTGCAGTTCCTACACTAGATTGTCTTTGAATTCCATCACCATAGCCAGAAGGCATTCTCGGGACCAAATCTGCGTATGAAGGATAGGTGTGTCTACTGGATGCAGGTAGTCTCATGCTCATGTCCATGTAAGGATCAATATATGACTTTTGAGTAGAACTACTTGGCCCATTCTCCAGGTAAAGTCTGGCAGTGTATTTATCACTGGCAACACCTCCAACGCCCACATTGGGATAATACCTTGTTGAGCTTAGATGAGAATCAGAAAAAGGCTCCAGCAAGCTGATCTGTGAATTATGAGTAGTTTCGACATTCAAATCCTTTGGTACTCTGAACAACCCGGCACATCCAACTGGAATCTCCATGGCATCCCCGGCCTTAATTGCCGGAAAAGGAGCATCTGTTGCTCTCACCATAGGCCCTCCTTGGCTTGACAATGGCAATCTATTGATATTGATTTCATGTTTAAGAGATGACTTTGCATGTCGAAGTGCCTCCAACACACCCTCCAAGCCATCTTTTGTTTCATGTAACGTCACAGGTTGAGGTTTGTTCTGCCTAACTGATGATTCTACTTCACAAAAACTCTTCTTCGCATGAGATGAGGATTTCTGCACAGGATGATGCTCAGAGGACCCATGCAAAGGTTGATGAAGAGAGTTCTCCAACAACTCCaattttttcttccccttggtGTTACTTTCTGTTTTCAAATGTCTTGGAAAAGAGAAACTAGGGGAAAATTCATCAAccatgctgctgctgctgccactCTGTTGTTGAACCGGTAGGCAACCCATCTGAGAATGCACTGTAGGAACAACTCCATTGACCAGGGGCTTGCCTACTGCATCTTCACTGTGACAAACATATTCTGCCTCTGACCTCACTTGGAAATACGATGGAATCGTGTCAACTGGATCAACAGTTTCTGGCCTTGTCTCATCCCTCTCTTCAGTGATATCAGACTGATTCCCAGGTTCACATGAATCCTGCATATTCCATGGTCAATAAATCGAAGCTGTTAGCTTCTAGTATGTAAAATGTCCAAATGGAACGGCCAATTACAAATCAAGTATAAAATGCAAAGAAACAGAGCATTTTAAAATGGTGCATaccagatttttttattttttttttaaaaaaaagcaCTAAATTTGGTACATGGGACAAAACATAAACAATCAATAAT is drawn from Telopea speciosissima isolate NSW1024214 ecotype Mountain lineage chromosome 1, Tspe_v1, whole genome shotgun sequence and contains these coding sequences:
- the LOC122671286 gene encoding uncharacterized protein LOC122671286, giving the protein MHNSPNEDQNKQDQMKKTEMEDSSRMTIVFLRARLQSERSVSKTARQRADELAKRVVELEEQLKAVTLQRKKAEKATAEILAVLEKHGFSDFSETFDSNSDQEGILCESKEGTESPNKLESSMISKARMNKLEELSGLEQRGSPESGRSLSWKSCPDSPTSLKSEYMGQARRKRSSFISSGGSSSRRNLGKSCRQLKRKETRSGADEVRGESFQHDAQGSGESKRVGVTSNGSKDGSVETTEDRFQNKEAKVFLEDMERALEHQAQLIVQYEAEENAQREWEAKFTENINCILDSCEPGNQSDITEERDETRPETVDPVDTIPSYFQVRSEAEYVCHSEDAVGKPLVNGVVPTVHSQMGCLPVQQQSGSSSSMVDEFSPSFSFPRHLKTESNTKGKKKLELLENSLHQPLHGSSEHHPVQKSSSHAKKSFCEVESSVRQNKPQPVTLHETKDGLEGVLEALRHAKSSLKHEININRLPLSSQGGPMVRATDAPFPAIKAGDAMEIPVGCAGLFRVPKDLNVETTHNSQISLLEPFSDSHLSSTRYYPNVGVGGVASDKYTARLYLENGPSSSTQKSYIDPYMDMSMRLPASSRHTYPSYADLVPRMPSGYGDGIQRQSSVGTAIPSGYGDGIQRQSIVGTAMPSGHGDGIQRQSSVGTAMPSGYGDGIQRHSSVGTAMPSGYGDGIQRQSSVGTAMPSGDHYYTFHDQIRPNIRR